The Alphaproteobacteria bacterium sequence GGCGACAAGCTGCGGGTGGGCTATGTCTCCTCGTTCTTCGGCGCGGCCAACTGGATGAAGCCGGTTTATGGCGTGATCAACCGGCACGACCGCGCGGCCCTCGAGGTGCACATGTTCGCCGATGGCGGCGTGCCGTCGGCCGAGGTCGGCTATCGCGACCACGACGCCGACATCGTGCACCGCATCCGCAATGCGGGCACCGCCGAGCTGGCCGACTATATCCGCCGCGTCGGCGTCGACGTGCTGGTCGACCTCAACGGCTTCAGCGTGCCGGGCCGCCTGGGGCTCTACCTGCGACGGCCGGCGCCGGCGGTCATCGGCTGGTTCAACATGTTCGCCACGTCGGGGATGCCGGGCTACGGCCACATCGTCGGCGACGAGCAGGTGATCCCCAGGCGCGAGGAGCGCCACTACGGCGAGCGTGTCTGGCGCGTGCCCGGCAGCTACCTTGCCTTCGAGGTGGCCTACCCGGTGCCCGACGTCGCGCCGCCCCCTTGCCTGGCCAATGGTCACCTCACCTTCGGCTGCCTGGGCTCGCAGTACAAGATCACCGACGGCGTGATCGCCGCCTGGGCGGCGATCCTCCAACGCGTGCCGACGGCGCGACTCCACCTGCGCAACGGCGAGTTGTCCGACGAGTCCAATCGCCGTGCCCTGCTGGGCCGTTTCGCCAGGGCCGGGATCGAAGGCGCGCGCATCGACATGGAGGGACGCGCCGCGCATTTCGACTTCCTCGCTTCGTATGCGTGCGTCGACATCGCGCTCGACACATTTCCCTACAACGGCGGCACGACCACGACGGAGGCGCTGTGGCAGGGCGTGCCGGTGCTTTCCTTCGACGGCGACCGCTGGGCTTCGCGCACCAGCAAGTCGCTGCTGGCGGCCGCCGGGCTGGGCGACTGGTGCCTGGACGACCAAGCGGCCTACGTCGAGCGCGCGATCGCGCTGGCGCTGGATCCGGCGATGCCGGCGACGCTTGCGGAGATGCGCGCGGGCATGCGCGCGCATCTTCTGGCCTCGCCGGTCTGCGACTGCGGACGGCTCTGTCGCGCGCTCGAGGACATCTATCGGCAGGTCGCCGGCTGAACCTATTTCACGCGCTCGAGGATGCTGACGTAGTTCGCCACCGCGGCGCCGCCCATGTTGAACACGGCGCCGAGCGTCGGCGCGGCCAACTGCATCGGCCCGGCGGCCTCGGCAAGCTGCATCGAGCTCATCACGTGCATCGACACGCCGGTGGCGCCGACCGGATGGCCCTTGGCCTTCAGCCCGCCCGAGACGTTGACCGGCAGCTTGCCGTCGCGCTCGGTCCAGCCCTCGAGGATGGCGCGCTCGCCCTGGCCACGCGGTGTCAGCCCCATCGCCTCGTACTCGATCAGCTCGGCCGAGGTGAAGCAGTCATGAGTTTCGACGAAGCTGAGATCCAGCAGGTCGAGCCGCGCCGACTGAAGCGCGCGCTGCCAGGCGAGCGTCGGGCCGTCGAACTGGATGATGTCGCGCCTGCTCATCGGCAGGAAGTCGTTGACGTGCTCGGCGGCGCGAAACGCGATCGCCTGCTTCATGCCCAGCGCCGTGTCGCTGTCGGCGAGGATCACCGCGGCGGCGCCATCGGTCACCGGCGAGCAGTCGGTGCGCTTGAGCGGGCCGGCGACAAAGGGGTTCTTGTCGGAGGGATTGCGGCAGAAGGCGTAGTCGAACTCGCGCTGGAAATGGGCGTAGGGGTTCTTCACCCCGTTGCGGTGCGCCTTGACAGCGATGCGCGCGAGCGCGTCGGACTTGTCGCCGTAGCGCTGGAAATAGGTCGAGGTGATCTTGCCGAAGATGCCGGCGAAGCCGGCCTCGATCTCGGCCTCTTCGGCGACGTAGGACGCCTTGATCAGCACGTCGCCGGCCTGCGCGCTGTTGAGCTCGGTCATCTTCTCGACGCCGACCACCAGCACGAAGCGCGCCTTCCTCGCCGCGAGCGAGTTGATGCCCATGTGGATCGCCGCGGAGCCGGTGGCGCAGGCGTTCTCGACCCGGGTCGAGGGCTTGAAGCGCAGGTCGGGATGGGCCTGCAGCGGCAGCGAGGAGTGGAACTCCTGCTTCACGAAGCCGCCGTTCATGTTGCCGACGTAGATGACGTCGACGTCTTTCGGCTCGATGCCGGCATGGGCGATCGCCTCGCTGGCGACCTTCACCACCAGCGATTCGCTGGTCTCGCCGTCGAGCTTGCCGAACTTGGAATGGGCCCAGCCCACGATGCAGGCGGTCATGGCGGTCTCCTTGCGCGATGCTGATCCGACCCTAGTGATCCGGATCGACGCGGTCAATTATGTGTATATGCACTCGTTCGCCAGCGCCGCAAGAGGGCGCCGAGGCGAAACCTTGGCGGGGAGGCGGCGAAAGCGCGTCGCCGGCTCACGCCATCGTGTGGCCGGGCGGGACGCTCCAGCCGCAAACGGTGCCTACCTCGAAGCGGTGACGGACGTTGTTGTCCTGATCCCTTCACGAGGAGGCAGTCATGCTGAAACCCGTCCTGATCGCGACCACGGCCCTGGCGGTGATCGCGGCTCCGGCGCTGGCGCAGGCCCAGTACTACAGCTCGCCGCCGGTGCGCGTCGAGGTGGTGCCGCAGCGGCCGGCCGGCGAGGACGTGAAGCCTCTGGGTTACTGGCAGCCGGGCTACTGGAGCTACCAGAACGGCCAGCGCGTCTGGGTGTCGGGTCACTGGGTTGACACGTCACCGCGCAACCGGGTCATCGAGTACCGTGAGGTGCCGGCCTATCGTGAGGTGCCGGCCTATCGCGAGCCGCCGGCCGCCTGGCGATACGTCCCGGGCCACTGGACCTACGACTGAGGCTTCTGCGAAACGAACGCCGCCGGCGGAATTCCCGCCGGCGGCGTTCGCGCGTCTGCGTCAGCCCATCACGAAGGCGTTGAGCTTATTGCCGTCGGGGTCGCGGAAATAGCCGGCATAAAACGTATCGCCGCGTGGCCCGGGCTTGCCCTCGTCGGTCGCGCCCATCGACATCGCCAGATTGTAGATGCGGTCGACCTGGGCCTTGTCCTTGGCCGCCAGCGCCACCATCACGCCGTTTCCAACGCTGGCCGGCTTGCCGTCGAACGGCCTGGTGAGCGCGATGCCGGCGCCGCCGCCGGACCATGCGATGAAGCTCTCGAACTCCATGATGCGGCGCGCACCCAACTCGGCGGCGATCGCGTCGTAGAACTTCGCCCCGCGGGCGAGATCGCTGGTTCCCAAGGTCACATAGCCGATCATCGGCGTTCCTCCTGTCGTCGATGCGACCAGCCTAGGCGACCTCCGCCGATTCCTCCAGACCGGCTCGCCGCGAAAGGCGTTTCGGTCTAGGCTGCGGCGCCAATCGGAGGAACCCATGGCCGCGCCCCTTGCCATCCGCCTGCATGAAGCTGACAACGTCGTCGTTGCGCGCATGGATATCCTGCCCGGCACCGAGGTCGAGTCCGGCGCCAAGGCGGCGCAGACCATCCCCGCCGGGCACAAGATGCTGACGCGCGCCGTGAAGCGGGGCGAGCCGATCCGCAAGTACAACCAGATCATCGGCTTCGCCACCGATGATCTCGCGGCCGGCACGCATGTGCACACCCAGAACTGCGCCATGGGCGATTTCGAGCGCGACTACGCCTTCTGTGCCGATGCGCGGCCCACCGACTACGTCGCCGATCCCGCGACCTTCCAGGGCTATCGCCGCGCCGACGGCCGCGCCGCGACGCGCAACTACATCGGCATCGTCACCACGGTGAACTGCTCGGCCGCGACCAGCCGCATGATCGCCGCCAGGCTGGCGCCGGTGCTCGCGGACTATCCCAACATCGACGGCGTCGTGCCGCTGACCCATGGCGGCGGCTGCGGCATGGCGGCGTCGGGCCTCGAGATGGACGTGCTGCGCCGCACCCTGGCGGGCTACACGCGCCATCCCAACATGGCGGCGGTTGTCGTGCTCGGCCTGGGCTGCGAGGCCAACCAGATCTCCGGCCTGATGCATGCCGAGGGCCTGAAGGAGGGCCCCAAGCTGATCCCGATGGCGATCCAGGAGGAGGGCGGCGTGGCCAGAACCGTCGGTCGCGCCGTGTCGTTCCTGCAGGAGCTGCTGCCCGAGGCCAACAATGTCAGGCGCGAGCCGATCCCGGCCAGCGAGCTCATCCTCGCGCTGCAATGCGGCGGCTCCGACGGCTATTCCGGCATCTCCGCCAATCCGGCGCTGGGCGCGGCGGTCGACCTTCTGGTGCGCCACGGCGGCTCGGCGGTGCTGAGCGAGACGCCCGAGATCTACGGCGCGGAGCACCTGCTGACGCGCCGCGCCGTGAGCCGCGCGGTCGGCGAGAAGATCGTCGAGCGCATCCGGTGGTGGGAGGACCACTGCGCGCGCACCGGCGGCGAGATGAACAACAACCCGTCGCCCGGCAACAAGGCGGGCGGCCTTACGACCATTCTGGAGAAGTCGCTGGGCGCCGTGGCCAAGGGCGGCACGACCAATCTGGTCGATGTCTACAAGTACGCCGAGCCGATCACCGCCAAGGGCTTCGTTTACATGGATACGCCCGGCTACGATCCGGTCGCGGCCACCGGCCAGGTGGCGGGCGGCGCCAACGTGCTGTGCTTCACCACCGGCCGCGGCAGTGTCTTCGGCTGCAAGCCGACTCCGTCGATCAAGCTCGCCACCAACTCCGCGCTGTACCGCCGCATGACCGACGACATGGACATCAACTGCGGCACCGTGGTCGACGGCGAGGAGAGCATCCAGCAGGCCGGCCGGCGCATCTTCGAGCTGATCCTGCGGGTGGCCTCGGGCGAGAAGACCAGGAGCGAGGCGATGGGCATCGGCGACGACGAGTTCGAGCCGTGGAAGATCGGCGCCACGATGTGAGGTTCGCGGTGCTGGGCAGTCCGGCCGCATCGCCGCCATGAAACGTCGCCTCAGCGCCATCGTCAGCGCCGACGTCGTGGGCTTCAGCCGTCTGGTCGAGGCCGACGAGCCGCGCGCGCTGACCGCCGTCGCCGGCGTCTTCCGCAACGTCGTCGAGCCGGCGGTGAAGCGTCACGGCGGTCGGGTGGTGAAGACAACGGGCGACGCCGCCCTGATGGAGTTCGAATCGGCGGTCGAAGCGGTGCGCTGCTCCGTCGAGATCCAGGCCGGCGTGCAGCGCAGCGGCGCGTCGGTCCCGGCGGAGCGGCGGGTGCAGGTCCGCATCGGCATCAACGTCGCCGACGTGGTGGTCGAAGGCGACGACATCTTCGGCGACGGCGTCAACATCGCCGCCCGGCTGCAATCGCTGGCCGAGGCCGGCGGCATCCTGCTGTCGGATCGCGTGCGCGAGGACATCGAGGGCAAGATCGAGCTGCCGCTGATCGACCTCGGCGAACGGCGCCTGCACAACATCATGCGCCCGCTGCGCGCCTGGGCGGTGGTCGACGACGTGCCGGCGCCGCCGGTGCAGCCGCAGCTGACCCTGCCGGCGCGGCCCTCGATCGTCGTGCTGCCCTTCGACAGCATGGGCAACACGCCATCCGACGAGGCCTTCGTCGACGGCATCTGCGAGGATGTGACGACGGAGCTGTCGCGTTTCTCCTCGCTGTTCGTGATCGCGCGCAACAGCGCCTATACCTACAAGGGTCGCGCCGTCGACGTGCGCCAGGTCGCCCGCGAGCTGGGCGTGCGCTACGTGCTGGAAGGCAGCGTCCGTATGTCGGGCAAGCGTGCGCGCATCAACGCCCAGCTGATCGACGCGCTCTCCGGCGGCCATCTGTGGGCCGAGCGCTACGACAGCGTGGTCGAGGACGTCTTTGACGTGCAGGAGGACATCACGCGCCGCATCGTCGCCGCCGTCGCGCCCGAGGTCGAAGCGGCCGAGGTGGCGATCCTGCGTCGGGCGAGGCCGGCCAATTTCGGCGCCCATGAGCGCGCCCTGCGCGCCTGGGCGGATGCCAACCAGGCCTATGTGCGCGGCGACGCGCGACTGCGCGACCACGCCATCGCCCAGGCCGAGGAGGCGCTGGGACTCGACGCCGGCTGCGGGCGCGCGCTGTCGACGCTGGCCTTCGCCTATTGGCAGCACGCCAATTTCCGCACCGGCCTGCCGCCGGAGGAGGCGGTCGCGCGGGCCATCGAGGCGGGCAGCCGCGCGCTTGAGCTCGATCGCGGCAACTACATGGCGCGCGTCTATCGCGGCGCCGCGCTGTGGATCGGGCAGAGATTCGACGAGGCGCTCGACGACATGCGCGACGCCTGGCAGCAGAACCCCAACGACGTCGGCACGCTGATCGCGCTGGGCTGGGCCGAGGTCGCGTCCGGCGACACCGCCAGCGGCACGCGCCGCCTGCGCGAGGCGTTGCGCATCAGCCCGCGCGATCCGCAGCAGTACAATGCCTATACCTGCCTTTGCGCCGGCAGCTTCGTCGACGCCGACTACGCGCGCGGCGTCGAGTGGGGCAATCTCGGCAAGCGGCAGCAGCCGGGCTACGCGCCGAACATCCATTATCTGGCGCTGAACTATGCCGGGCTGGGCGACATGGCACGTGCGGCGGCCGAGATCGCGCAGCTGCGCAAGATCGCGCCGGAATGGCTGGAGCAGCGCCTGGCGGGGTTCTCGGCGCTGGTCCGGCCGGAAGATCGCGCGCGGTCGCTGGAGCTGTTGCGCCAGGCCGCCGGCCACGCAGGATGAGGAGAGAACAGAGGTGAGTGGTCCCTGGTACATGGGCCTCGTCGAGGCCGGCCGCGCGATCGCCGCGCGCAAGCTCTCGTCGGTCGAGCTGACCACGGCGATGCTCGATCGCATCGCCGCGCTCGATCCCAAGCTGCATGCCTACGCCACCGTCACCGCCGATCTTGCGCTCGCGCGCGCCCGGGCCGCCGACGGCGAGATCGCAGCCGGCCGCTCGCGCGGCCCGCTGCACGGCGTGCCGATCGCGGTGAAAGACCTCTGCTACACCAGGGGCATCCCGACCGGCGCCGGCATGGCGATCCATCGCGACTTCCGGCCCGACCACGACGCCACCGTGGTGGTGAAGCTGACCGACGCGGGTGCGGTGTCCCTGGGCAAGCTGCAGCTCACCGAGGGTGCGTTCGGCGCGCATCACCCCGAGATCACGCGGCCAGTGAATCCCTGGCAGGCCGAGGCCTGGACCGGCGTGTCGTCGAGCGGCTCGGGTGTGGCGACGGCGGCCGGGCTTTGCTTCGGCTCGCTGGGCAGCGACACCGGCGGCTCGATCCGCTTTCCCTCGACCGCCAATGGCATCACCGGGCTGAAGCCGACCTGGGGCCGCGTCAGCCGCTATGCCGTGTTCGAGCTCGCGGGCTCGATGGACCATATCGGCCCGATGACGCGCAGCGCCATCGACGCGGCGGCGATGCTGGGCGCGATCGCCGGCGCCGACGCCAACGATCCGACGGCGTCGGCCGAGCCGGTGCCGGACTATCTCGCCGGCATCGATGGCGGCATCAGGGGCGTGCGGATCGGGCTGGACCGCGCGCTGATCGCCAGCGCCGATTCCGACGTGCTGCGCGTGATCGACGAGGCCGAGCGCGTGTTGCGCGGCCTGGGCGCGAGCATCGTGCCGGTGACGGTGCCGGCACCCGATCGCGTGGTGGCCGAATGGGTCACGCTCTGCGCCGTCGAGGCCGCGGTGGCGCACGAGGCCACCTTTCCATCGCGCGCCGACCGCTACGGCCCGGTGCTGCGCATGCTGCTCGAGCGTGGCCGCTCGGTCGACGGGCTGA is a genomic window containing:
- a CDS encoding acetyl-CoA acetyltransferase, producing MTACIVGWAHSKFGKLDGETSESLVVKVASEAIAHAGIEPKDVDVIYVGNMNGGFVKQEFHSSLPLQAHPDLRFKPSTRVENACATGSAAIHMGINSLAARKARFVLVVGVEKMTELNSAQAGDVLIKASYVAEEAEIEAGFAGIFGKITSTYFQRYGDKSDALARIAVKAHRNGVKNPYAHFQREFDYAFCRNPSDKNPFVAGPLKRTDCSPVTDGAAAVILADSDTALGMKQAIAFRAAEHVNDFLPMSRRDIIQFDGPTLAWQRALQSARLDLLDLSFVETHDCFTSAELIEYEAMGLTPRGQGERAILEGWTERDGKLPVNVSGGLKAKGHPVGATGVSMHVMSSMQLAEAAGPMQLAAPTLGAVFNMGGAAVANYVSILERVK
- a CDS encoding YXWGXW repeat-containing protein, with the translated sequence MLKPVLIATTALAVIAAPALAQAQYYSSPPVRVEVVPQRPAGEDVKPLGYWQPGYWSYQNGQRVWVSGHWVDTSPRNRVIEYREVPAYREVPAYREPPAAWRYVPGHWTYD
- a CDS encoding amidase gives rise to the protein MGLVEAGRAIAARKLSSVELTTAMLDRIAALDPKLHAYATVTADLALARARAADGEIAAGRSRGPLHGVPIAVKDLCYTRGIPTGAGMAIHRDFRPDHDATVVVKLTDAGAVSLGKLQLTEGAFGAHHPEITRPVNPWQAEAWTGVSSSGSGVATAAGLCFGSLGSDTGGSIRFPSTANGITGLKPTWGRVSRYAVFELAGSMDHIGPMTRSAIDAAAMLGAIAGADANDPTASAEPVPDYLAGIDGGIRGVRIGLDRALIASADSDVLRVIDEAERVLRGLGASIVPVTVPAPDRVVAEWVTLCAVEAAVAHEATFPSRADRYGPVLRMLLERGRSVDGLTISRIWTERQNFSGALATLMREVDLLLVPAMSRAALSWATIEAAGREPAEIAGRLRYTAPFDMSGSPTITLPGGFTAAGLPIGFQLVGRHFDEAMVLRAGHAFQGATDWHGKRPPL
- a CDS encoding altronate dehydratase, producing the protein MAAPLAIRLHEADNVVVARMDILPGTEVESGAKAAQTIPAGHKMLTRAVKRGEPIRKYNQIIGFATDDLAAGTHVHTQNCAMGDFERDYAFCADARPTDYVADPATFQGYRRADGRAATRNYIGIVTTVNCSAATSRMIAARLAPVLADYPNIDGVVPLTHGGGCGMAASGLEMDVLRRTLAGYTRHPNMAAVVVLGLGCEANQISGLMHAEGLKEGPKLIPMAIQEEGGVARTVGRAVSFLQELLPEANNVRREPIPASELILALQCGGSDGYSGISANPALGAAVDLLVRHGGSAVLSETPEIYGAEHLLTRRAVSRAVGEKIVERIRWWEDHCARTGGEMNNNPSPGNKAGGLTTILEKSLGAVAKGGTTNLVDVYKYAEPITAKGFVYMDTPGYDPVAATGQVAGGANVLCFTTGRGSVFGCKPTPSIKLATNSALYRRMTDDMDINCGTVVDGEESIQQAGRRIFELILRVASGEKTRSEAMGIGDDEFEPWKIGATM
- a CDS encoding VOC family protein, which codes for MIGYVTLGTSDLARGAKFYDAIAAELGARRIMEFESFIAWSGGGAGIALTRPFDGKPASVGNGVMVALAAKDKAQVDRIYNLAMSMGATDEGKPGPRGDTFYAGYFRDPDGNKLNAFVMG
- a CDS encoding tetratricopeptide repeat protein, which translates into the protein MSLDDADRAHEAGRLEEAVALYREALKRQPDSAEGWYGLGSAAQALGAQGEAAEALARSIACGASAAPVRLALGRAQFALGEVEAAIDQYARVEGAHRAMALMNKAVAIPGDPRADNAAVLRARRDWTRVEAARIKAAPQAERRQRTPGDKLRVGYVSSFFGAANWMKPVYGVINRHDRAALEVHMFADGGVPSAEVGYRDHDADIVHRIRNAGTAELADYIRRVGVDVLVDLNGFSVPGRLGLYLRRPAPAVIGWFNMFATSGMPGYGHIVGDEQVIPRREERHYGERVWRVPGSYLAFEVAYPVPDVAPPPCLANGHLTFGCLGSQYKITDGVIAAWAAILQRVPTARLHLRNGELSDESNRRALLGRFARAGIEGARIDMEGRAAHFDFLASYACVDIALDTFPYNGGTTTTEALWQGVPVLSFDGDRWASRTSKSLLAAAGLGDWCLDDQAAYVERAIALALDPAMPATLAEMRAGMRAHLLASPVCDCGRLCRALEDIYRQVAG
- a CDS encoding adenylate/guanylate cyclase domain-containing protein, which gives rise to MKRRLSAIVSADVVGFSRLVEADEPRALTAVAGVFRNVVEPAVKRHGGRVVKTTGDAALMEFESAVEAVRCSVEIQAGVQRSGASVPAERRVQVRIGINVADVVVEGDDIFGDGVNIAARLQSLAEAGGILLSDRVREDIEGKIELPLIDLGERRLHNIMRPLRAWAVVDDVPAPPVQPQLTLPARPSIVVLPFDSMGNTPSDEAFVDGICEDVTTELSRFSSLFVIARNSAYTYKGRAVDVRQVARELGVRYVLEGSVRMSGKRARINAQLIDALSGGHLWAERYDSVVEDVFDVQEDITRRIVAAVAPEVEAAEVAILRRARPANFGAHERALRAWADANQAYVRGDARLRDHAIAQAEEALGLDAGCGRALSTLAFAYWQHANFRTGLPPEEAVARAIEAGSRALELDRGNYMARVYRGAALWIGQRFDEALDDMRDAWQQNPNDVGTLIALGWAEVASGDTASGTRRLREALRISPRDPQQYNAYTCLCAGSFVDADYARGVEWGNLGKRQQPGYAPNIHYLALNYAGLGDMARAAAEIAQLRKIAPEWLEQRLAGFSALVRPEDRARSLELLRQAAGHAG